One Glycine max cultivar Williams 82 chromosome 3, Glycine_max_v4.0, whole genome shotgun sequence DNA window includes the following coding sequences:
- the LOC100775605 gene encoding protein YIPF5 homolog → MANKEFKVPPVAFPSAGNPAAAGPNLQQRRMPTPPFQPNSGIPFMSFDIGSAAASTSSGPIYTGPAVGPGGSANFDDEEPLLDELGIHPDQIWSKIRSVLNPFRVNHTVHKDSDLSGPILLYMSFCLFQLLAGKIQFGVILGWIVVSSIFLYVVFNMLAGRTGNLDLHTCTSVVGYCLLPVVIFSALSLFLPVDGVIRLSVASVFVLWATRASAGLVVSLADGGDEHRGLIAYASFLIYTLFSLLVIF, encoded by the coding sequence ATGGCCAATAAAGAGTTCAAGGTCCCGCCGGTGGCTTTCCCCTCCGCCGGCAACCCCGCCGCGGCGGGTCCAAACCTCCAGCAGCGGCGCATGCCCACGCCGCCGTTCCAGCCGAACTCCGGTATCCCCTTCATGTCCTTCGACATAGGCTCCGCCGCGGCGTCCACCTCCTCGGGGCCGATCTACACCGGCCCCGCCGTGGGCCCCGGCGGCTCCGCCAACTTCGACGACGAGGAACCCCTCCTCGACGAGCTCGGGATCCACCCCGACCAAATCTGGAGCAAAATCAGATCCGTTCTGAACCCTTTCCGCGTCAACCACACTGTCCACAAAGATTCGGATCTCTCGGGCCcaattcttctctacatgtcctTCTGCCTCTTCCAATTACTCGCCGGGAAGATCCAATTCGGCGTCATCTTGGGCTGGATCGTGGTCTCCTCCATCTTCTTATACGTCGTCTTCAACATGCTAGCCGGTCGAACCGGTAACCTCGATCTCCACACCTGCACCAGCGTCGTCGGTTACTGCCTCTTGCCGGTCGTCATTTTCTCTGCCCTCTCGCTCTTCTTACCGGTCGATGGGGTCATTCGCCTCTCGGTCGCCTCGGTTTTCGTCTTGTGGGCCACCAGGGCCTCCGCCGGACTCGTCGTTTCGCTCGCCGATGGCGGTGACGAACACCGTGGACTCATTGCGTACGCATCTTTCTTGATTTACACTCTGTTTTCGTTGCTTGTCATATTCTAG